One window from the genome of Streptomyces sp. NBC_00708 encodes:
- a CDS encoding FAD-binding protein: MKVRRLPPGVDGREFTRALAAFRVALGPRWVLTEGAVGLPGYADPQPVLDAQYFSASAALMPGSVEDVRAVVRIAGAFGVPLSPVLPGRDPGFGGPAPRLPGAVAVDLARMNRVVEVDPAGGYAVVEPGVTFHDLAARVAGLGLAQRPDLEGPRWGSVLGEVLERSTGGAGYEGAASAPYGMEIVLADGDVVRTGMAALTGAGPGPWAPYGCGPALGPMFARSALGIVTKLGVRLRPEPAARRAYAVALPREDDLGPLVDALRPLLMDRTVAETPTVRSVLLDAAAAGRSAPYEAGTGPLPDSVVRTLMADLGLGRWNLYGVLAGAPAVMDAQWSVIRDALAAVPGARFRCAGASDGDADSVRPRADEADGWLPHGGRLDLTPVSPTTGADALAQYALARDHAHAYGKDYLGAFAVGARELHHRFTAVFDTLDPDDRARALELCEALIRAAAAAGYGVQRAHPALMDQVAATYGFNDHAVRRLGERIKDALDAEGILAPGKHGIWPRRYRGLGL, from the coding sequence ATGAAGGTCCGCCGGCTCCCGCCCGGGGTGGACGGCCGGGAGTTCACCCGGGCCCTGGCCGCCTTCCGGGTGGCCCTGGGCCCCCGGTGGGTCCTGACCGAGGGCGCGGTCGGCCTTCCCGGCTACGCCGACCCCCAACCGGTCCTGGACGCCCAGTACTTCAGCGCATCCGCCGCGCTGATGCCCGGGTCGGTCGAGGACGTCCGGGCGGTGGTGCGGATCGCCGGAGCCTTCGGGGTGCCGCTCTCGCCCGTGCTGCCGGGGCGCGATCCCGGCTTCGGCGGCCCGGCACCCCGGCTCCCGGGGGCCGTCGCCGTCGACCTCGCCCGGATGAACCGGGTCGTCGAGGTGGACCCGGCCGGCGGCTACGCGGTCGTCGAGCCCGGGGTCACCTTCCACGACCTGGCCGCCCGCGTCGCCGGACTCGGCCTCGCCCAGCGGCCGGACCTGGAGGGCCCGCGCTGGGGGAGCGTCCTCGGCGAGGTGCTGGAACGGTCCACCGGCGGCGCGGGGTACGAGGGCGCCGCGTCGGCCCCGTACGGCATGGAGATCGTGCTCGCCGACGGGGACGTGGTGCGCACCGGGATGGCGGCCCTGACCGGCGCCGGACCCGGGCCCTGGGCGCCGTACGGCTGCGGGCCGGCCCTCGGGCCGATGTTCGCCCGGTCGGCGCTCGGGATCGTCACCAAGCTCGGGGTGCGGCTGCGCCCCGAACCGGCCGCCCGCCGCGCCTACGCGGTCGCCCTCCCCCGGGAGGACGATCTCGGGCCCCTGGTCGACGCCCTGCGCCCGCTGCTGATGGACCGCACCGTCGCCGAGACCCCGACCGTGCGCAGCGTGCTCCTCGACGCGGCGGCGGCCGGCCGCAGCGCCCCGTACGAGGCGGGCACCGGCCCGCTGCCCGACAGCGTCGTCCGCACGCTGATGGCGGACCTCGGGCTCGGCCGCTGGAACCTGTACGGGGTGCTGGCCGGGGCGCCCGCCGTGATGGACGCCCAGTGGTCCGTGATCCGGGACGCGCTCGCCGCCGTGCCCGGTGCCCGGTTCCGCTGCGCCGGGGCGTCCGACGGCGACGCGGACTCCGTACGGCCCCGGGCGGACGAGGCGGACGGCTGGCTGCCGCACGGCGGACGGCTCGACCTCACCCCCGTCTCGCCCACGACCGGCGCGGACGCGCTCGCCCAGTACGCGCTGGCCCGCGACCACGCCCACGCGTACGGCAAGGACTACCTGGGGGCCTTCGCGGTGGGCGCCCGCGAGCTGCACCACCGGTTCACGGCGGTCTTCGACACGCTCGACCCGGACGACCGCGCCCGCGCCCTGGAGCTGTGCGAGGCGCTGATCAGGGCCGCCGCGGCGGCCGGATACGGCGTCCAGCGCGCCCACCCGGCGCTCATGGACCAGGTCGCCGCGACCTACGGCTTCAACGACCACGCCGTGCGCAGGCTCGGCGAACGCATCAAGGACGCACTCGACGCGGAGGGCATTCTCGCCCCCGGCAAGCACGGCATCTGGCCGCGCCGCTACCGCGGCCTCGGCCTCTGA
- a CDS encoding phosphopantetheine-binding protein, translated as MLIAADITALVHQEINALLAEAERPTHPTLAGTEFLHELGLNSLLLARLVIQLEMELGVDPFEEEYVISDVRTVGALSDAYVRTVEQLAATAV; from the coding sequence ATGCTGATCGCAGCCGACATCACCGCCCTGGTCCACCAGGAGATCAACGCCCTGCTCGCCGAGGCCGAGCGCCCCACGCACCCCACCCTCGCCGGCACGGAGTTCCTGCACGAGCTGGGGCTCAACTCCCTGCTGCTGGCCCGCCTCGTCATCCAGCTGGAGATGGAGCTCGGCGTCGACCCCTTCGAGGAGGAGTACGTCATCTCCGACGTCCGCACGGTCGGCGCCCTGTCCGACGCGTACGTCCGCACCGTCGAGCAGCTGGCGGCCACCGCCGTCTGA
- a CDS encoding acyl-CoA carboxylase subunit beta: METQTLAELEEEFAAPAAVLSLRTRTAELNGLHATVAAGDAAATERQHAKGKLTARERIGLLLDPGTFEEVEPLRRHRATGFGLEDRRPHTDGVVGGWGTVEGRTVFVYAHDFRIFGGALGEAHAAKIHKVMDLALAAGAPLVSLNDGAGARIQEGVTALAGYGGIFQRNTRASGVIPQISVMLGPCAGGAAYSPALTDFVFMVRETSQMFITGPDVIQAVTGEKVTQNGLGGADVHAGTSGVAHFAYDDEETCLEEVRHLITLLPANSTEEPPAVACDDPADRPGDDLLDLVPADPQRPYDMRRVVEELLDDGDLLEVQEHWAGNVICALGRIGGRTVGVVANQPMVLAGVLDIHASEKAARFVQLCDAFNIPLVTLVDVPGFLPGVDQEHGGIIRHGAKLLYAYCNATVPRIQVILRKAYGGAYIVMDSRSIGTDLSYAWPANEIAVMGAEGAANVVFRRQIAASDDPEATRQQLVKEYKAELMHPYYAAERGLVDDVIDPARTRAVLAAGLAMLRTKTVALPHRKHGNQPA, translated from the coding sequence GTGGAGACCCAGACGTTGGCAGAGCTGGAGGAGGAGTTCGCGGCGCCCGCCGCGGTGCTCTCGCTCCGCACCCGTACCGCCGAACTCAACGGCCTGCACGCCACCGTGGCCGCCGGGGACGCGGCCGCCACCGAACGCCAGCACGCCAAGGGCAAGCTCACCGCCCGCGAGCGCATCGGCCTGCTGCTCGACCCGGGCACCTTCGAGGAGGTCGAGCCGCTGCGCCGGCACCGGGCCACCGGCTTCGGCCTGGAGGACCGGCGCCCGCACACCGACGGCGTCGTCGGCGGCTGGGGCACCGTCGAGGGCCGCACGGTCTTCGTCTATGCCCACGACTTCCGGATCTTCGGCGGGGCGCTCGGCGAGGCGCACGCCGCGAAGATCCACAAGGTGATGGACCTGGCCCTGGCGGCCGGCGCGCCGCTCGTCTCGCTCAACGACGGGGCCGGCGCCCGCATCCAGGAGGGCGTCACCGCGCTCGCCGGCTACGGCGGCATCTTCCAGCGCAACACCCGTGCCTCCGGGGTCATCCCGCAGATCAGCGTGATGCTCGGCCCGTGCGCGGGCGGCGCCGCCTACTCACCGGCGCTCACCGACTTCGTGTTCATGGTCCGCGAGACCTCCCAGATGTTCATCACCGGACCCGACGTCATCCAGGCCGTCACCGGCGAGAAGGTCACGCAGAACGGGCTCGGCGGCGCCGACGTCCACGCGGGCACCTCGGGCGTCGCGCACTTCGCGTACGACGACGAGGAGACCTGCCTGGAGGAGGTCCGCCATCTGATCACGCTGCTCCCGGCCAACAGCACCGAGGAGCCGCCCGCCGTCGCCTGCGACGACCCGGCAGACCGCCCCGGCGACGACCTGCTCGACCTGGTCCCCGCCGACCCGCAACGCCCGTACGACATGCGGCGCGTGGTGGAGGAACTGCTCGACGACGGCGATCTGCTGGAAGTGCAGGAGCACTGGGCGGGCAACGTCATCTGCGCGCTCGGCCGGATCGGCGGGCGCACGGTCGGCGTCGTCGCGAACCAGCCCATGGTGCTGGCCGGGGTGCTCGACATCCACGCCTCGGAGAAGGCCGCGCGCTTCGTGCAGCTCTGCGACGCCTTCAACATCCCGCTCGTCACGCTGGTGGACGTCCCCGGCTTCCTGCCCGGTGTGGACCAGGAGCACGGCGGCATCATCCGGCACGGGGCGAAGCTGCTGTACGCGTACTGCAACGCGACCGTGCCCCGTATCCAGGTCATCCTGCGCAAGGCGTACGGCGGCGCCTACATCGTCATGGACTCCCGGTCCATCGGTACCGACCTCTCCTACGCCTGGCCCGCGAACGAGATCGCGGTCATGGGCGCGGAGGGCGCGGCCAACGTCGTCTTCCGCCGGCAGATCGCCGCGTCCGACGACCCGGAGGCCACCCGGCAGCAGCTGGTCAAGGAGTACAAGGCGGAGCTGATGCACCCCTACTACGCGGCCGAGCGCGGACTCGTCGACGACGTCATCGACCCGGCGCGCACCCGGGCCGTCCTCGCCGCCGGTCTCGCCATGCTCCGGACCAAGACGGTGGCGCTGCCGCACCGCAAGCACGGGAACCAGCCGGCATGA
- a CDS encoding YciI family protein: MLWAIHCLDAPGSAELRAAQRPAHSARLRAASVRPVLYGPLVAADGTTAVGSLIVVEAGTRDEVEEFATGDPFAVSGVWERIDIQAFAPSERSPVRIGAGTP, from the coding sequence ATGCTGTGGGCGATCCACTGCCTGGACGCACCCGGGAGCGCGGAGCTGCGCGCGGCCCAGCGCCCGGCCCACTCGGCCCGGCTGCGCGCGGCGAGCGTACGGCCCGTGCTGTACGGCCCGCTCGTCGCCGCCGACGGGACCACCGCGGTCGGCAGCCTGATCGTGGTCGAGGCCGGGACCCGGGACGAGGTGGAGGAGTTCGCCACCGGTGACCCGTTCGCCGTCTCCGGGGTGTGGGAACGCATCGACATCCAGGCGTTCGCACCCTCGGAGCGGTCCCCGGTACGGATCGGGGCAGGCACGCCATGA